One part of the Leclercia sp. LSNIH1 genome encodes these proteins:
- a CDS encoding DUF2339 domain-containing protein: MDELYIFGCIFLIFALVVAPVLAVIGFNRSTAAKQEIARLRQRIEALEQRGVAEKAPEPEQAAAPVVVAEPVVDDAPAPVDPWRPDIPAAAAEPATAPAPAPAAKQPSAFGGILTSLVRWFMQGNPLAKLGILLLFLGLSFLLRYTVEHSLFPLELRLAATALFAMVLLALGWRLRHRQRVYSLILQGGAAGILYLTVFGAFRLWQMLPMTLAFALLVVICAASVGLAVLQRALSLAMLASLGGYLAPLLLSTGGGSFVALFSFYLLLSIGILAISIWQHWRELNLLGLLFTFGVGGLWGLNDYRPEDYGVCQLFLIANTLIFGVLSVALSLRAQEKGKQIIDGVLLFAPPLVGFGMQYGMTQHWTYGPALSALGYGAFYLSLAFLALRRYPSLGRPLVMAALAIGGGFATLAIPLALSARWTAMAWALEGLGILWLGVQQQQRRMSYSGTALLVLALGSALWAQTNGVTSLSLLLIFAVLSLCWLAAAWLWREIVLPVSWVLLAGGLLFWIVALLGASQLMLKQELSVLAGVLALSAVSVWGWRQAAAHLAWPELDASKWLLWPLMLLMVGYQLWHQQVFAAGWSNLAWCVALPAALMLLRRDGERLLPRIAMGLHLSLFWMILLALAAELYWFARSLPWGMAAWGSGLAMAAGGGLIMALSAAVRRRGWPFREWPALYTCLAPIPVVVALLVLLVVTNFQDGVVYRQTWLPLVNPLEEGAAFALLGLVVFYRAVDRYYPALLSQARPWPAVALMAFGFWWLNGALMRALAWYGDVAWNMASLWDSRLVQTCFALFWMLSALVVMIHATRRASRQEWLCGAVLLGVVMVKLMLVDSAGGGGLSRAVAFIGVAILVLIVGYFSPLPPKTGDEK, encoded by the coding sequence ATGGACGAGCTTTACATCTTTGGCTGTATATTCCTGATTTTTGCGCTGGTGGTTGCGCCCGTGCTTGCGGTTATCGGCTTTAATCGAAGCACGGCGGCGAAACAGGAGATCGCCAGGCTTCGCCAGCGCATTGAGGCACTTGAGCAGCGCGGCGTGGCGGAGAAAGCGCCGGAGCCTGAACAGGCCGCTGCGCCGGTGGTCGTGGCTGAGCCGGTGGTTGATGACGCGCCCGCGCCTGTCGACCCCTGGCGCCCGGATATTCCCGCTGCCGCGGCAGAACCCGCAACCGCTCCGGCTCCTGCGCCCGCGGCAAAACAGCCTTCTGCCTTTGGCGGCATACTGACGTCGCTGGTGCGCTGGTTTATGCAGGGGAACCCGCTGGCGAAGCTTGGCATCCTGCTGCTCTTTCTCGGTCTTTCATTCCTCCTGCGCTATACCGTCGAGCACTCCCTGTTCCCGCTTGAGCTTCGCCTGGCCGCGACGGCGCTGTTTGCCATGGTTCTGCTGGCTCTCGGGTGGCGACTGCGGCACAGACAGCGCGTCTATTCGCTGATCCTCCAGGGAGGGGCGGCAGGCATCCTCTATCTGACCGTCTTTGGCGCCTTCCGGCTCTGGCAGATGTTACCGATGACGCTGGCCTTTGCGCTGCTGGTGGTCATTTGCGCGGCGAGCGTCGGGCTGGCGGTGCTGCAGAGGGCGCTGAGCCTCGCTATGCTGGCGAGTCTCGGTGGATATCTTGCGCCGCTGCTGTTGTCTACCGGAGGCGGCAGCTTTGTGGCGCTCTTCTCTTTCTACCTCCTGCTTTCCATCGGCATTCTCGCTATCAGCATCTGGCAGCACTGGCGCGAGCTGAATCTGCTCGGGCTGCTGTTTACATTCGGCGTGGGCGGCCTTTGGGGACTGAACGACTACCGGCCTGAAGACTATGGGGTCTGCCAGCTGTTCCTGATTGCCAATACGCTGATATTCGGCGTGCTGAGCGTGGCGCTGTCGCTGCGGGCGCAGGAGAAAGGGAAGCAAATTATTGACGGCGTGCTGCTGTTTGCTCCGCCGCTGGTTGGTTTTGGAATGCAGTACGGCATGACTCAGCACTGGACCTACGGCCCGGCGCTCAGCGCGCTGGGGTACGGTGCCTTTTACCTCTCGCTGGCGTTCCTCGCCCTGCGGCGCTATCCCTCCCTCGGACGGCCGCTGGTCATGGCGGCGCTGGCGATCGGCGGCGGGTTTGCCACGCTCGCTATTCCGCTGGCGCTGTCGGCGCGCTGGACGGCGATGGCCTGGGCGCTGGAGGGGCTGGGCATCCTCTGGCTGGGCGTGCAACAGCAGCAGCGACGTATGAGCTATAGTGGGACGGCGCTGCTGGTGCTGGCGCTGGGTAGCGCGCTGTGGGCGCAAACGAACGGTGTGACATCGCTGAGCCTGCTGCTTATCTTCGCCGTCCTCAGCCTTTGCTGGCTGGCTGCGGCCTGGCTGTGGCGGGAAATCGTTCTGCCCGTCAGTTGGGTACTGCTGGCAGGCGGGCTGCTGTTCTGGATAGTGGCGCTGCTGGGGGCGTCACAGCTGATGCTGAAGCAGGAATTATCTGTTCTGGCAGGCGTGCTGGCGCTCTCGGCCGTCTCGGTCTGGGGCTGGCGGCAGGCTGCCGCTCATCTGGCGTGGCCAGAGCTGGATGCCAGCAAATGGCTGCTGTGGCCGCTGATGCTGCTGATGGTGGGGTATCAGCTCTGGCATCAGCAGGTCTTTGCCGCCGGCTGGTCAAACCTGGCCTGGTGCGTTGCGCTTCCTGCCGCGCTGATGCTGCTGCGGCGTGACGGTGAAAGGCTCCTGCCGCGCATCGCGATGGGGCTGCATCTGTCGCTCTTCTGGATGATTTTACTGGCGCTGGCCGCCGAGCTTTACTGGTTTGCCCGGTCGCTGCCGTGGGGAATGGCGGCCTGGGGCAGTGGACTGGCGATGGCAGCAGGTGGCGGTTTGATTATGGCGCTCTCTGCGGCGGTACGGCGTCGCGGGTGGCCGTTCCGGGAATGGCCTGCGCTTTACACCTGCCTGGCGCCGATCCCTGTTGTCGTGGCGCTGCTGGTGTTGTTGGTCGTGACCAATTTCCAGGACGGCGTGGTCTATCGCCAGACCTGGCTACCGCTGGTGAACCCGCTTGAGGAAGGTGCCGCGTTCGCGTTGCTGGGGCTGGTGGTCTTTTATCGCGCGGTGGATCGCTACTACCCCGCGTTGCTTTCGCAGGCCCGCCCGTGGCCTGCCGTCGCGCTTATGGCGTTTGGCTTCTGGTGGCTTAACGGTGCGCTAATGCGCGCGCTGGCCTGGTATGGCGACGTGGCCTGGAATATGGCATCGCTGTGGGATTCCCGGCTTGTCCAGACCTGTTTTGCCCTGTTCTGGATGCTGAGCGCGCTGGTGGTCATGATCCATGCTACCCGTCGGGCTTCCCGGCAGGAGTGGCTCTGCGGCGCTGTGCTGCTGGGTGTCGTGATGGTTAAACTGATGCTGGTAGATAGCGCGGGCGGAGGCGGGCTGTCGCGCGCGGTGGCGTTTATCGGCGTGGCGATCCTGGTACTGATCGTAGGTTATTTCTCACCGCTGCCGCCCAAAACAGGAGATGAAAAATGA
- a CDS encoding DUF3999 family protein — protein MKWMKAVACSALLVLSGPAFCDGVQTESPRDYAFGRSLDTSVPSQWYRVMLPLAVYEQSTSPDLHDVRVFNQSGEPVPFSLVTATPPKASVQSTPLRFFHLDASPLAPARGDEDSDKILLRSRNGVEIVLEGQKAAAAGQHYLLTLPEQATGEISLSQLQLLWNTPQTSWQGTASVYYSEDLKQWYTLREDMPLLDVVSGQDRLKLDRIDTDMVLSPDANRYLMVVLNTQSQEITLTGVNAIRAPAQAAPEEIGLEGEGEQLSTSEVQWHWSRPQPLSAVTISLNGDGVLPVEIAWRSTEKDKWHPLKKEILYRLEGKMSPPVSLNGGLVQAVKITTLNARLPEYLPSVMGHRDRYDLVFNAQGKAPYVLAWGNGAAKPASVEPDMLIPVDLRKTYDMANLPQADIQDNVALGGEERLTATSAAERESRMNTLLVWGVLIAGVILLAGMAWRIWRETQRKA, from the coding sequence ATGAAATGGATGAAAGCGGTAGCGTGTAGCGCGCTGCTGGTGCTTTCCGGCCCGGCGTTTTGCGACGGGGTACAAACGGAATCGCCCCGGGACTATGCCTTTGGTCGTTCACTGGATACCTCCGTCCCTTCCCAGTGGTATCGGGTGATGCTGCCGCTTGCCGTCTATGAGCAGAGCACGTCACCCGATCTGCATGATGTCCGCGTCTTTAACCAGTCAGGCGAGCCGGTTCCCTTCAGCCTGGTCACCGCGACGCCTCCCAAGGCGTCAGTGCAATCCACACCACTTCGCTTCTTTCATCTGGACGCCTCGCCGCTTGCACCTGCGCGAGGGGATGAGGATAGCGATAAAATCCTGCTCCGCTCCCGAAACGGCGTAGAGATTGTGCTCGAGGGGCAAAAAGCCGCCGCAGCCGGGCAACATTATCTGCTGACCTTGCCGGAGCAGGCTACGGGCGAGATAAGCCTGTCCCAGTTGCAGCTGCTCTGGAATACCCCTCAGACGTCCTGGCAGGGAACGGCGTCGGTTTATTACAGCGAGGATCTTAAGCAGTGGTATACCCTGCGCGAAGATATGCCCTTGCTGGACGTGGTCAGCGGCCAGGATCGCCTTAAGCTCGACCGGATCGATACCGATATGGTTTTATCTCCCGATGCGAATCGCTATCTCATGGTGGTGCTGAATACGCAGAGCCAGGAGATAACCCTGACCGGCGTAAACGCAATTCGCGCACCTGCGCAGGCGGCCCCGGAAGAGATCGGCCTGGAGGGGGAAGGGGAGCAGTTATCGACAAGTGAAGTCCAGTGGCACTGGTCGCGACCGCAGCCGCTGAGTGCTGTCACTATCTCACTGAATGGCGACGGCGTCCTACCCGTAGAGATAGCGTGGCGGAGTACGGAGAAGGACAAATGGCACCCGCTGAAAAAAGAGATCCTTTACCGTCTGGAAGGGAAAATGTCTCCACCGGTTTCGCTTAACGGGGGCCTGGTGCAGGCGGTAAAAATCACGACGCTGAATGCGCGTTTGCCAGAATACCTGCCGAGCGTCATGGGGCATCGCGACCGCTATGACCTGGTGTTCAACGCGCAGGGGAAAGCGCCGTATGTGCTCGCCTGGGGCAACGGAGCGGCAAAGCCTGCCAGCGTGGAGCCCGACATGCTGATCCCTGTCGACCTGCGTAAAACCTATGATATGGCAAACCTGCCGCAGGCTGACATTCAGGATAATGTCGCGTTAGGCGGCGAGGAGCGTCTGACCGCCACCTCCGCGGCCGAGCGGGAGAGCAGGATGAACACGCTGCTGGTGTGGGGCGTGCTGATTGCGGGCGTGATTTTGCTGGCAGGTATGGCCTGGCGCATCTGGCGGGAGACACAGCGTAAGGCATAA
- a CDS encoding peroxiredoxin, with protein sequence MVLVTRPAPDFTAAAILGNGEIVENFNFKQHTNGKATVLFFWPMDFTFVCPSELIAFDKRYEEFQKRGVEVVGVSFDSEFVHNAWRNTPVDNGGIGPVKYAMVADIKREIQQAYGIEHPDAGVALRGSFLIDANGIVRHQVVNDLPLGRNIDEMLRMVDALQFHEEHGEVCPAQWEKGKEGMNASPDGVAKYLSENVSSL encoded by the coding sequence ATGGTTCTGGTAACTCGTCCGGCTCCGGATTTTACAGCTGCAGCAATTCTGGGCAACGGTGAAATCGTTGAGAACTTCAACTTCAAACAGCATACCAACGGTAAAGCCACCGTTCTGTTCTTCTGGCCAATGGACTTCACCTTCGTTTGCCCGTCTGAGCTGATCGCGTTCGATAAGCGTTACGAAGAGTTCCAGAAGCGTGGCGTAGAAGTGGTTGGCGTCTCCTTCGACTCTGAGTTTGTACACAACGCATGGCGTAATACCCCTGTCGACAACGGCGGCATCGGTCCAGTGAAATACGCGATGGTTGCGGACATCAAACGTGAGATTCAGCAGGCTTACGGTATCGAACATCCGGACGCGGGCGTTGCCCTGCGTGGCTCCTTCCTGATCGACGCGAACGGCATCGTGCGTCACCAGGTCGTGAACGATCTGCCGCTGGGTCGTAACATCGACGAAATGCTGCGTATGGTTGATGCGCTGCAGTTCCACGAAGAGCACGGTGAAGTGTGCCCGGCTCAGTGGGAAAAAGGTAAAGAAGGTATGAACGCGTCTCCAGACGGCGTTGCTAAATACCTGTCTGAGAACGTATCCAGCCTGTAA
- the acpH gene encoding ACP phosphodiesterase — protein sequence MNFLAHLHLAHLADSSLSGNLLADFVRGNPAEAYPADVVEGIFMHRRIDVLTDNLPEVKEAKEWFRPETRRVAPITLDVMWDHFVSRHWEQLSPEMPLPAFVRYAHAQVTIILPDAPPRFVNLNDYLWSERWLERYSEMDFIQRVLNGMASRRPRLDALRDSWQDLDAHYEALEQRFWQFYPRMMEQAKHKQL from the coding sequence ATGAATTTTCTCGCTCACCTGCACCTCGCTCATCTCGCTGACAGCTCCCTTTCCGGCAACTTGCTGGCCGACTTCGTCCGCGGTAACCCCGCCGAGGCGTATCCCGCCGACGTGGTGGAAGGCATCTTCATGCACCGCCGGATTGATGTCCTCACTGACAACCTGCCCGAGGTCAAAGAGGCAAAGGAGTGGTTCCGCCCGGAGACCCGCCGCGTGGCGCCCATTACGCTGGATGTGATGTGGGATCACTTTGTCTCCCGCCACTGGGAACAGCTCTCACCCGAGATGCCGCTGCCAGCGTTCGTGCGCTATGCCCACGCCCAGGTGACGATCATTCTGCCGGACGCCCCGCCGCGCTTTGTTAATCTGAATGATTACCTGTGGTCAGAGCGCTGGCTCGAACGCTATAGCGAAATGGACTTCATCCAGCGGGTGCTCAACGGCATGGCCAGCCGACGTCCGCGTCTCGATGCCCTGCGCGACTCCTGGCAGGATCTGGATGCCCATTATGAGGCCCTGGAGCAGCGCTTCTGGCAGTTTTATCCCCGCATGATGGAACAGGCGAAACATAAGCAGCTTTAA
- the queA gene encoding tRNA preQ1(34) S-adenosylmethionine ribosyltransferase-isomerase QueA: MRVADFSFDLPESLIAHYPVPERSSCRLLSLDGPTGALTHGTFTDLLDKLNPGDLLVFNNTRVIPARLFGRKASGGKIEVLVERMLDDKRILAHIRASKAPKPGTELLLGDDESINATMVARHDALFEVQFNDERPVLDILNSIGHMPLPPYIERPDEEADRELYQTVYSQKPGAVAAPTAGLHFDEPLLEKLGAKGIEMAFVTLHVGAGTFQPVRVDSIEDHIMHSEYAEVPQEVVDAVMAAKARGNRVVAVGTTSVRSLESAAQAAKDALIAPFFDDTQIFIYPGYQYQVIDALVTNFHLPESTLIMLVSAFAGYQNTMNAYKAAVEQKYRFFSYGDAMFITYNPQALNERVGE; encoded by the coding sequence ATGCGCGTCGCCGATTTCTCTTTTGATTTACCCGAGTCCCTGATTGCCCACTATCCTGTGCCGGAGCGCAGTAGCTGCCGCTTATTGTCGCTGGATGGGCCGACGGGTGCGCTGACGCACGGAACCTTCACCGATCTGCTCGACAAGCTCAACCCGGGCGACCTGCTGGTGTTCAACAACACCCGCGTGATCCCGGCCCGTCTGTTTGGCCGTAAAGCCAGCGGCGGCAAAATTGAAGTGCTGGTCGAAAGAATGCTCGATGATAAACGTATTCTGGCACATATTCGCGCTTCCAAGGCACCGAAGCCGGGTACGGAGCTGCTGCTGGGGGATGACGAGAGCATCAATGCCACCATGGTGGCGCGCCACGATGCGCTCTTTGAAGTGCAGTTCAACGATGAGCGTCCGGTACTGGATATCCTCAACAGCATCGGCCACATGCCGCTGCCGCCGTACATTGAGCGGCCGGACGAAGAGGCCGACCGCGAGCTCTATCAGACCGTCTATAGCCAGAAGCCTGGCGCAGTCGCGGCACCGACCGCGGGCCTGCACTTTGATGAACCGCTGCTGGAAAAACTGGGCGCAAAAGGCATTGAGATGGCGTTTGTCACGCTGCACGTCGGCGCGGGTACTTTCCAGCCGGTGCGCGTGGACAGTATCGAAGATCACATCATGCACTCCGAATATGCCGAGGTGCCGCAGGAGGTTGTGGACGCGGTGATGGCGGCCAAAGCGCGCGGTAACCGCGTCGTAGCTGTGGGCACCACCTCGGTTCGCTCGCTGGAAAGCGCAGCCCAGGCCGCGAAAGATGCGCTGATCGCCCCTTTCTTCGACGATACCCAAATCTTCATCTATCCGGGTTATCAATATCAGGTGATCGACGCGCTGGTGACCAACTTCCATCTGCCGGAGTCGACCCTGATCATGCTGGTTTCGGCCTTTGCGGGTTATCAAAACACCATGAACGCCTACAAGGCTGCGGTAGAACAAAAATATCGCTTTTTTAGTTACGGTGACGCGATGTTTATCACGTACAATCCGCAGGCTTTGAATGAACGTGTCGGGGAATAA
- the tgt gene encoding tRNA guanosine(34) transglycosylase Tgt: protein MKFELDTTDGRARRGRLVFDRGVVETPAFMPVGTYGTVKGMTPEEVEATGAQIILGNTFHLWLRPGQEIMKLHGDLHDFMQWKGPILTDSGGFQVFSLGDIRKITEEGVHFRNPINGDPIFLDPEKSMEIQYDLGSDIVMIFDECTPYPADWDYAKRSMEMSLRWAKRSRDRFDSLGNKNALFGIIQGSVYEDLRDISVKGLVEIGFDGYAVGGLAVGEPKEDMHRILEHVCPQIPTDKPRYLMGVGKPEDLVEGVRRGIDMFDCVMPTRNARNGHLFVTDGVVKIRNAKHKSDTSPLDAECDCYTCRNYSRAYLHHLDRCNEILGARLNTIHNLRYYQRLMAGLRKAIEEGKLESFVTDFYQRQGRDVPPLNVD, encoded by the coding sequence ATGAAATTTGAACTCGATACTACCGACGGTCGCGCTCGCCGTGGCCGCCTGGTGTTTGATCGCGGCGTAGTAGAAACGCCCGCTTTTATGCCTGTGGGCACTTACGGCACCGTAAAAGGGATGACGCCGGAAGAAGTCGAAGCCACTGGCGCGCAAATTATCCTCGGTAACACCTTCCACCTGTGGCTGCGTCCTGGTCAGGAGATCATGAAGCTGCACGGGGATCTGCATGACTTTATGCAGTGGAAAGGACCGATCCTGACCGACTCCGGCGGTTTCCAGGTCTTCAGCCTGGGTGATATCCGCAAGATCACCGAAGAGGGTGTGCATTTCCGCAACCCGATTAACGGCGACCCGATTTTCCTCGATCCTGAAAAATCAATGGAGATTCAGTACGATCTCGGCTCCGATATCGTGATGATCTTCGACGAATGTACGCCATACCCGGCGGACTGGGACTACGCCAAGCGCTCGATGGAGATGTCGCTGCGTTGGGCGAAGCGCAGCCGCGACCGTTTTGATAGCCTGGGCAATAAAAATGCGCTGTTTGGCATTATTCAGGGCAGCGTTTACGAAGATTTACGCGATATCTCTGTTAAAGGTCTGGTAGAGATAGGTTTTGATGGCTACGCTGTCGGCGGTCTGGCTGTAGGGGAGCCGAAGGAAGATATGCACCGTATTCTGGAGCATGTTTGCCCGCAAATTCCAACAGATAAACCTCGATACCTGATGGGCGTCGGTAAACCAGAAGATCTGGTTGAAGGCGTACGTCGCGGCATTGATATGTTCGACTGCGTTATGCCGACCCGCAACGCCCGTAATGGTCACCTGTTTGTGACCGATGGCGTGGTAAAAATCCGTAATGCGAAGCATAAAAGCGACACCAGCCCACTCGATGCCGAGTGCGATTGCTATACCTGTCGCAATTATTCTCGTGCCTATTTGCATCATCTTGATCGTTGTAATGAAATATTAGGCGCGCGTCTCAACACGATTCATAACCTTCGCTATTACCAGCGCTTAATGGCTGGTTTACGCAAGGCTATTGAAGAGGGTAAATTAGAGAGCTTCGTGACCGATTTTTACCAACGACAGGGTCGGGATGTTCCACCTTTGAACGTTGATTAA
- the yajC gene encoding preprotein translocase subunit YajC, whose translation MSFFISDAVAATGAPAQGSPMSLILMLVVFGLIFYFMILRPQQKRTKEHKKLMDSIAKGDEVLTNGGLVGRVSKVADNGYIVIALNDTTEVVIKRDFVAAVLPKGTMKAL comes from the coding sequence ATGAGCTTTTTTATTTCTGATGCGGTAGCGGCAACAGGTGCACCGGCGCAGGGCAGCCCGATGTCTCTGATTCTGATGCTGGTGGTGTTCGGTCTGATCTTCTATTTCATGATCCTGCGTCCACAGCAGAAGCGCACCAAAGAGCACAAAAAGCTGATGGACTCCATCGCGAAAGGCGATGAAGTTCTGACTAACGGTGGTCTGGTAGGTCGCGTAAGCAAAGTCGCTGATAACGGCTATATCGTTATCGCACTGAACGATACCACTGAAGTGGTTATCAAACGTGACTTCGTTGCTGCCGTTCTGCCGAAAGGCACCATGAAGGCGCTGTAA
- the secD gene encoding protein translocase subunit SecD, whose protein sequence is MLNRYPLWKYVMLVVVIVVGLLYALPNLYGEDPAVQITGARGVAASEQTLIQVQKTLQEEKITAKSVALEEGAILARFDSTDTQLRAREALMGVMGDKYVVALNLAPATPRWLAAINAEPMKLGLDLRGGVHFLMEVDMETALGKLQEQNIDSLRSDLRDKGIPYTTVRKEDKYGMSITFRDSNARDQAMDYLTQRHRDLVLSSQGSNQLRAVMTDERLKEAREYAVQQNINILRNRVNQLGVAEPLVQRQGADRIVVELPGIQDTARAKEILGATATLEFRLVNTNVDQSAVASGRVPGDSEVKQTREGQPVVMYKRVILTGDHITDSTSSQDEYNQPQVNISLDSAGGNIMSNFTKDNIGKPMATLFVEYKDSGKKDANGRAVLVKEEEVINIANIQSRLGNSFRITGINNPNEARQLSLLLRAGALIAPIQIVEERTIGPTLGMQNIQQGLEACLAGLAISIIFMVFFYKKFGLIATSALIANLVLIVGIMSLLPGATLTMPGIAGIVLTLAVAVDANVLINERIKEELSNGRSIQQAIDEGYRGAFSSIFDANVTTLIKVLILYAVGTGAIKGFAITTGIGVATSMFTAIVGTRAIVNLLYGGKRVKKLSI, encoded by the coding sequence GTGTTAAACCGTTATCCTTTGTGGAAGTACGTCATGCTGGTCGTCGTCATTGTCGTCGGCCTGCTGTATGCGCTTCCCAACCTGTATGGTGAGGATCCGGCTGTTCAAATCACTGGCGCGCGCGGTGTCGCCGCCAGTGAGCAAACGCTGATCCAGGTCCAGAAAACTTTACAAGAAGAAAAAATTACCGCTAAGTCTGTGGCACTGGAAGAGGGCGCAATTCTTGCTCGCTTCGACTCCACCGACACGCAGCTCCGCGCTCGTGAAGCGCTGATGGGCGTGATGGGTGATAAATATGTCGTGGCGTTGAACCTTGCTCCTGCAACTCCGCGTTGGTTAGCTGCTATCAACGCTGAGCCGATGAAACTCGGTCTCGACCTGCGTGGCGGCGTTCACTTCCTGATGGAAGTGGATATGGAAACCGCACTCGGAAAACTTCAGGAACAAAACATTGATAGCCTGCGTAGCGATCTGCGCGATAAAGGCATCCCTTACACCACCGTGCGTAAGGAAGATAAATACGGGATGAGCATCACGTTTCGTGACAGCAACGCCCGCGACCAGGCGATGGATTATCTGACCCAGCGTCACCGCGATCTGGTGCTCTCTTCTCAGGGCAGCAACCAGTTGCGTGCGGTCATGACCGATGAACGTCTGAAAGAAGCGCGTGAATACGCGGTGCAGCAGAACATCAACATCCTGCGTAACCGTGTAAACCAGCTCGGCGTGGCTGAACCGCTGGTACAGCGTCAGGGTGCTGACCGTATCGTGGTTGAACTGCCGGGTATCCAGGATACCGCCCGTGCCAAAGAGATTCTCGGCGCAACCGCGACCCTGGAATTCCGTCTGGTGAACACCAACGTCGATCAGTCTGCTGTCGCATCTGGCCGCGTTCCGGGCGACTCTGAAGTGAAACAGACCCGTGAAGGTCAGCCGGTTGTGATGTACAAGCGTGTGATCCTGACCGGTGACCACATCACTGACTCCACCTCCAGCCAGGATGAGTACAACCAGCCGCAGGTTAACATCTCGCTTGATAGCGCAGGCGGTAACATCATGTCTAACTTCACTAAGGACAATATCGGTAAACCGATGGCGACCCTGTTCGTGGAGTACAAAGACAGCGGTAAAAAAGATGCCAACGGTCGTGCGGTTCTGGTGAAAGAGGAAGAGGTGATTAACATCGCCAATATCCAGTCTCGCCTGGGTAACAGCTTCCGTATCACCGGTATCAACAACCCGAACGAAGCCCGTCAGCTGTCGCTGCTGCTGCGTGCCGGTGCGCTGATTGCGCCAATTCAGATTGTTGAAGAGCGTACCATCGGTCCAACGCTGGGTATGCAGAACATCCAGCAGGGTCTGGAAGCGTGTCTGGCGGGTCTGGCGATCTCCATCATCTTCATGGTCTTCTTCTACAAGAAGTTTGGTCTGATTGCGACCTCTGCGCTGATTGCAAACCTGGTGCTGATTGTCGGCATTATGTCCCTGCTGCCGGGGGCAACGCTGACCATGCCAGGGATTGCAGGTATCGTCTTAACCCTTGCGGTGGCGGTTGACGCCAACGTACTGATAAATGAACGTATCAAAGAAGAGCTGAGTAACGGTCGCTCCATCCAACAGGCGATCGACGAAGGCTACCGGGGCGCGTTCAGCTCCATCTTCGATGCGAACGTAACAACACTGATTAAGGTTCTTATCCTGTATGCAGTGGGTACCGGCGCGATCAAGGGCTTTGCTATCACCACCGGTATTGGTGTGGCGACGTCAATGTTTACCGCTATTGTCGGCACCCGTGCCATCGTGAACCTGCTGTACGGCGGCAAGCGCGTTAAAAAGCTGTCTATCTGA
- the secF gene encoding protein translocase subunit SecF — protein MAQEYTVEQLNYGRKVWDFMRWDYWAFGISGLLLVLSVAIMGVKGFNWGLDFTGGTVIEITLEKPVDMDQMRESLQKAGFEEPLLQNFGSSRDIMVRMPPVKDANGSQELGSKVVQVINESTSQNATVKRIEFVGPSVGADLAQTGAMALLVALLCILTYVGFRFEWRLAAGVVIALAHDVVITMGVLSLFHIEIDLTIVASLMSVIGYSLNDSIVVSDRIRENFRKIRRGTPYEIFNVSLTQTLHRTLITSGTTLMVILMLYLFGGPILEGFSLTMLIGVSIGTASSIYVASALALKLGMKREHLLQQKVEKEGADQPSILP, from the coding sequence GTGGCACAGGAATATACTGTTGAACAATTGAACTACGGCCGTAAAGTCTGGGACTTTATGCGCTGGGACTACTGGGCCTTTGGCATTTCGGGTCTGCTGTTGGTTCTGTCTGTCGCCATCATGGGCGTAAAAGGCTTTAACTGGGGGCTCGATTTCACCGGTGGTACGGTGATTGAAATCACCCTGGAAAAACCGGTCGATATGGACCAGATGCGCGAGTCGCTGCAGAAGGCGGGCTTTGAAGAGCCGCTGCTGCAGAACTTCGGCAGCAGCCGTGACATCATGGTGCGCATGCCGCCAGTGAAGGATGCCAACGGCAGCCAGGAGCTGGGCAGCAAAGTCGTACAGGTGATTAACGAATCGACCAGCCAGAATGCGACGGTAAAACGTATTGAATTCGTTGGCCCAAGCGTAGGCGCGGATCTGGCTCAGACCGGTGCGATGGCGCTGCTGGTGGCGCTGCTCTGTATCCTGACGTATGTCGGTTTCCGCTTCGAATGGCGTCTGGCTGCCGGGGTGGTTATCGCCCTGGCGCACGACGTGGTGATCACCATGGGCGTTCTGTCGCTGTTCCATATCGAGATTGACCTGACCATTGTGGCCTCGTTGATGTCGGTTATTGGCTACTCGCTGAACGACAGTATCGTGGTATCGGACCGTATCCGTGAAAACTTCCGTAAGATCCGTCGCGGTACGCCGTACGAAATCTTTAACGTGTCGTTGACCCAGACGCTGCACCGTACCTTGATCACCTCCGGGACCACCCTGATGGTGATCCTGATGCTCTATCTCTTCGGCGGTCCGATTCTGGAAGGCTTCTCGCTGACCATGCTGATCGGTGTCTCCATTGGTACAGCATCTTCTATCTACGTGGCGTCCGCGCTGGCGCTGAAGCTGGGTATGAAGCGCGAGCACCTGCTCCAGCAGAAGGTTGAGAAAGAAGGGGCGGATCAGCCATCTATTCTGCCGTAA